A window of Pseudomonas monteilii contains these coding sequences:
- a CDS encoding exodeoxyribonuclease V subunit beta encodes MTQARPLALRFPLHGSQLIEASAGTGKTFTISALYLRLVLGHGDAQGFTGELLPPQILVVTFTDAATKELRERIRTRLAEAARFFRGDVQEADPLLRQLRDDYPAEAWPRCASRLEIAVQWMDEAAISTIHGWCQRMLREHAFDSGSLFTQNLETDHSELLAHVMRDYWRRFCYALSGEALAWVRSHWVSPDALLGKVRPLFGRRSIDSGEEEPQQLIDAVLRQRAEQLVALKAPWRQWADELLQICRDATAAKQVNGKLQARYFEPWFATLKQWAEDEQAVALDLKTGFTRLTRDGLAEAWKSGAPPEHPGLEAMETLAAKLERLPAPDACLLEHAAAWVIQRFEAEKRRRAEMGFDDMLLRLRQALQGEAGERLAALIREQFPVAMIDEFQDTDPVQYGIFERIYHIADNRPATGLFMIGDPKQAIYAFRGADIHTYLAARLATAGRLHSLDTNFRSSQAMVSAVNRVFQQAEQREQGRGAFLFRRGTYNPLPFIEVNAKGRDERLLIDGEGTPALQLWHLDSDEPVSGTHYRQAMAASCASHVVSLLTGALAGHTGFETADGTFRPCQPSDIAILVRDGREAQIVREQLAARDVRSVYLSDKDSVFAAQEARDLLAWLKACAEPDVERLLKAALASPTLNLGLDALEALNRDERIWERWVMQFRQYRHLWRLQGVLPMLRRLLHDFALPRTLFGRSDGERVLTNLLHLAELLQQAATELDGEQALIRHLAEQLASSGQAGEEQILRLESDEQLVKVVTIHKSKGLEYPLVYLPFICTSKPVDGQRLPLVWHDDDGQAHLTLTPDREQIARADDERLAEDLRLLYVALTRAQHACWLGIADLKRGASKASRLHLSGIGYLLGGGELLPSSAALSDWLAQLRGETEAIAIVAPPDADARRYAGRAQRSEVTAARRPRRYAAEAWWIASYSALRVGTQALELTADTSLAQQLLDDERADVQPRSVAADSGDIHRFPRGPNPGTFLHGLLEWAGRQGFAEVSADPEQIERTVGQRCNRRDWTGWIPTLTQWLHRLLVQPMPLAPDQPPVTLSALTQYQIEMEFWFASHQVEVSTLDYLVGQHVHAGRPRLAIESSRLNGMFKGFIDLAFEHEGQYYVVDYKSNWLGPDVGAYSQAAMEQAVLEHRYDLQYVLYLLALHRQLRARLPDYDYDRDVGGAIFLFVRGLDAPSQGVYFVKPPRALIEQLDALFQGIYRPHQTDLFQDELP; translated from the coding sequence GCCCTGCGCTTTCCCCTGCACGGCAGCCAACTGATCGAAGCGAGCGCCGGGACCGGCAAGACCTTCACCATTTCCGCGCTCTACCTGCGCCTGGTCCTGGGCCATGGCGACGCGCAAGGCTTTACCGGCGAGCTGTTGCCGCCGCAGATCCTCGTGGTGACCTTCACCGACGCGGCGACCAAGGAGCTGCGCGAACGCATCCGCACGCGCCTGGCCGAAGCGGCGCGGTTCTTCCGCGGTGACGTGCAGGAGGCCGACCCGCTGCTGCGCCAGCTGCGTGACGATTACCCGGCCGAGGCCTGGCCGCGCTGCGCCAGCCGGTTGGAGATCGCCGTGCAATGGATGGACGAGGCCGCCATCTCGACGATTCACGGTTGGTGCCAGCGCATGCTGCGCGAGCATGCCTTCGACAGCGGCAGCCTGTTCACCCAGAACCTGGAGACTGACCACAGCGAACTGCTGGCGCACGTCATGCGCGACTACTGGCGCCGCTTCTGCTACGCCCTGAGTGGCGAAGCCCTGGCGTGGGTGCGCAGTCATTGGGTCAGCCCCGATGCCCTGTTAGGCAAGGTCCGTCCGCTGTTCGGTCGACGCAGCATCGACAGCGGCGAAGAGGAACCGCAGCAACTGATCGACGCCGTCCTGCGCCAGCGTGCCGAGCAGCTGGTGGCGCTCAAGGCGCCCTGGCGGCAGTGGGCCGACGAACTGCTACAGATCTGCCGCGACGCCACTGCCGCCAAGCAGGTCAACGGCAAGCTGCAGGCCCGCTACTTCGAGCCCTGGTTCGCCACGCTCAAGCAATGGGCCGAGGATGAGCAGGCCGTGGCGCTGGACCTCAAGACCGGCTTTACCCGCCTGACCCGCGACGGCCTGGCCGAAGCCTGGAAGAGTGGCGCTCCCCCGGAGCACCCGGGGCTGGAGGCCATGGAAACCTTGGCCGCGAAGCTCGAGCGCCTGCCCGCGCCCGATGCCTGCCTGCTGGAGCATGCCGCCGCCTGGGTCATCCAGCGGTTCGAGGCGGAGAAGCGTCGACGCGCGGAGATGGGCTTCGACGACATGCTGCTGCGCTTGCGCCAGGCCTTGCAGGGCGAGGCGGGCGAACGCCTGGCGGCGCTGATCCGCGAGCAGTTCCCGGTGGCCATGATCGACGAGTTCCAGGACACCGACCCGGTGCAGTACGGCATCTTCGAGCGCATTTACCACATCGCCGACAACCGTCCGGCCACCGGTCTGTTCATGATCGGCGACCCCAAGCAGGCGATCTATGCCTTCCGCGGCGCCGACATCCACACCTACCTGGCCGCACGCCTGGCCACGGCCGGCCGGCTGCACAGCCTGGACACCAACTTCCGCTCCAGCCAGGCGATGGTCAGCGCGGTCAACCGGGTGTTCCAGCAGGCCGAGCAGCGCGAGCAGGGGCGGGGCGCCTTTCTGTTCCGCCGTGGCACGTACAACCCGTTGCCGTTCATCGAGGTCAACGCCAAGGGGCGCGACGAGCGCTTGCTGATCGACGGCGAGGGCACGCCGGCTTTGCAGCTCTGGCACCTCGACAGCGACGAGCCGGTGTCGGGCACCCATTACCGTCAGGCCATGGCCGCCAGTTGCGCCAGCCATGTCGTGTCGTTGCTCACGGGCGCCTTGGCCGGGCATACCGGCTTCGAGACAGCCGATGGCACATTCAGGCCCTGCCAGCCTTCGGACATCGCCATCCTGGTGCGCGACGGCCGCGAAGCACAGATCGTGCGCGAACAACTGGCCGCGCGCGATGTGCGCAGCGTCTACCTGTCGGACAAGGACTCGGTGTTCGCCGCCCAGGAGGCCCGTGACCTGCTGGCCTGGCTCAAGGCCTGCGCCGAGCCGGATGTGGAGCGTCTGCTCAAGGCCGCTCTCGCCAGCCCGACCCTGAACCTGGGCCTGGATGCTTTGGAAGCGCTCAACCGCGACGAGCGGATCTGGGAGCGCTGGGTCATGCAGTTCCGTCAGTACCGTCACCTGTGGCGCCTGCAAGGCGTGCTGCCGATGCTGCGCCGCCTGCTGCACGACTTCGCCTTGCCGCGCACGCTGTTCGGGCGCAGCGACGGTGAGCGGGTGCTGACCAACCTGCTGCACTTGGCCGAGCTGTTGCAGCAGGCCGCCACCGAACTGGATGGCGAGCAGGCGCTGATTCGTCATCTCGCCGAACAGCTGGCCAGTTCGGGTCAAGCGGGTGAAGAGCAGATCCTGCGGCTGGAGAGCGACGAACAGCTGGTCAAGGTGGTGACCATCCACAAGTCCAAGGGGCTGGAATACCCGCTGGTCTACCTGCCCTTCATCTGCACCAGCAAGCCGGTGGATGGCCAGCGCCTGCCGCTGGTCTGGCACGACGATGACGGCCAGGCCCACCTGACCCTGACGCCGGACCGCGAGCAGATCGCCCGGGCCGACGACGAGCGCCTGGCCGAAGACCTGCGCCTGCTCTACGTGGCGCTGACCCGTGCCCAGCACGCCTGCTGGCTGGGGATCGCCGACCTCAAGCGCGGCGCCAGCAAGGCATCGCGCCTGCACCTGTCGGGCATCGGTTACCTGCTGGGCGGTGGCGAGCTATTGCCGTCCTCCGCTGCGCTGAGCGACTGGCTGGCGCAGCTGCGTGGCGAGACCGAGGCGATCGCCATCGTGGCGCCGCCCGACGCGGACGCACGGCGCTATGCCGGACGGGCCCAGCGCAGCGAAGTGACCGCCGCGCGTCGCCCGCGCCGGTATGCGGCCGAGGCTTGGTGGATCGCCTCCTACAGTGCCTTGCGCGTCGGTACCCAGGCGCTCGAACTGACCGCCGATACCTCGCTCGCCCAGCAGCTACTCGACGACGAGCGCGCTGACGTGCAGCCTCGTAGCGTGGCTGCCGACAGTGGCGACATCCACCGTTTCCCACGGGGCCCTAACCCCGGCACCTTCCTCCACGGCTTGCTGGAGTGGGCCGGTCGGCAGGGCTTCGCCGAGGTCAGTGCCGATCCCGAGCAGATCGAGCGCACCGTCGGCCAGCGCTGCAACCGTCGCGACTGGACGGGGTGGATCCCGACCCTGACCCAGTGGCTGCATCGCCTGCTGGTGCAGCCCATGCCGCTGGCGCCCGACCAGCCGCCCGTGACCCTGAGCGCGCTGACCCAATACCAGATCGAAATGGAGTTCTGGTTCGCCAGCCACCAGGTCGAGGTGTCCACCCTGGACTACCTGGTCGGCCAGCACGTGCATGCCGGCAGGCCGCGCCTGGCCATCGAGTCGTCACGGCTCAACGGCATGTTCAAGGGCTTCATCGACCTGGCCTTCGAGCATGAAGGCCAGTACTACGTGGTCGACTACAAGTCCAACTGGCTCGGCCCCGACGTCGGCGCCTACAGCCAGGCGGCCATGGAGCAGGCCGTGCTCGAGCACCGCTACGACCTGCAGTACGTGCTCTACCTGTTGGCCTTGCACCGCCAGCTGCGCGCCCGACTGCCGGACTACGACTACGATCGTGACGTGGGTGGCGCGATCTTCCTGTTCGTCCGCGGCCTGGACGCCCCGAGCCAGGGCGTGTATTTCGTCAAACCGCCGCGCGCCTTGATCGAGCAGTTGGACGCCTTGTTCCAAGGGATCTACCGCCCGCACCAGACCGATCTGTTCCAGGATGAGTTGCCATGA
- a CDS encoding exodeoxyribonuclease V subunit alpha, whose translation MKRTLSDLLPTPLQATHLAALAPLQRSQDLMVLLDRWVERNWLRPLDRAFVAFLATLEPGCDPLVLLAAALASHQLGHGHVCLDLPQTLLEPDFALSLPPEGDALAGPLLLPSQLLGTLDATTWLQRLRDSVLVAEGDAPTQRERPLVVRHQRLYLRRYWRYERRIDQALRERLRVEEHLPPGLAADLARLFADGAPPGQIDWQKLACALATRAAFSIITGGPGTGKTTTVVRLLALLQTPAVEQGHPLRIRLAAPTGKAAARLTESIGQQVERLDVDAAVREHIPTDVSTVHRLLGSRPGSRHFRHHAGNRLPLDVLVVDEASMIDLEMMANLLEAMPPQARLVLLGDKDQLASVEAGAVLGDLCREAEEGFYSPDTLDWLQRVSGEALGEAGLQVGSVERHPLAQQLVMLRHSRRFGEGSGIGQLARCVNRQQAEAARALLAQGAHDLFCLTMRGEQDRAFDRLLLDGLEQGPDGPQGYRLYLNQLGRRRPPPDTPWDDPRWTAWAGEVLRQFERFQLLCAVRRGPWGVEGLNQRVAAVLHRAGLIDNQQQWYEGRPVLVTRNDYGLGLMNGDIGIALRLPDEQGEPTLRVAFARNDGQGGIRFVLPSRLNDVETVFAMTVHKSQGSEFAHTALVLPDVLNPVLTKELVYTGITRAKQCFSLIEPRQGIFEEAVTRKVRRISGLMLEQC comes from the coding sequence ATGAAGCGCACCTTGAGCGACCTGCTCCCCACCCCGCTGCAGGCCACGCACCTGGCCGCGCTGGCACCGTTGCAGCGCAGCCAGGACCTGATGGTGCTGCTCGATCGCTGGGTCGAGCGCAACTGGCTGCGGCCCCTGGACCGCGCCTTCGTCGCCTTTCTCGCCACCTTGGAGCCCGGCTGCGACCCGTTGGTGCTGCTGGCCGCCGCGCTGGCCAGTCACCAGCTGGGCCATGGGCATGTCTGCCTGGACCTGCCCCAGACCCTGCTGGAACCCGATTTCGCCCTGTCGCTCCCACCGGAAGGGGACGCCCTGGCCGGCCCCTTGCTGCTGCCGTCGCAACTGCTCGGCACCCTGGACGCGACGACCTGGCTGCAGCGCTTGCGCGACAGCGTCCTGGTGGCCGAAGGCGACGCGCCCACGCAGCGTGAGCGTCCGCTGGTCGTACGCCACCAGCGCTTGTACCTGCGTCGCTACTGGCGCTACGAGCGACGCATCGACCAGGCCCTACGTGAGCGCCTGCGCGTGGAAGAACACCTGCCGCCGGGGCTGGCGGCGGACCTGGCGCGGCTGTTCGCCGACGGTGCGCCACCGGGGCAGATCGACTGGCAGAAGCTGGCCTGTGCCCTGGCCACCCGGGCTGCGTTCAGCATCATCACCGGCGGCCCCGGTACCGGCAAGACCACCACGGTGGTGCGACTGCTGGCGCTGTTGCAAACCCCCGCGGTCGAGCAGGGTCACCCATTGCGCATCCGTCTGGCCGCCCCCACGGGCAAGGCGGCCGCACGCCTGACCGAGTCCATCGGCCAGCAGGTCGAACGCTTGGACGTCGACGCCGCGGTCCGCGAGCATATTCCCACCGACGTCAGCACCGTGCACCGGCTGCTGGGCAGTCGGCCAGGGTCGCGGCATTTCCGGCACCATGCCGGGAATCGCTTGCCGCTCGACGTGCTGGTGGTCGACGAAGCCTCAATGATCGACCTGGAAATGATGGCCAACCTGCTCGAGGCCATGCCGCCCCAGGCGCGCCTGGTGCTGCTCGGCGACAAGGACCAGCTCGCCTCGGTGGAAGCCGGCGCGGTACTGGGCGACCTGTGCCGCGAGGCCGAGGAGGGGTTCTATTCGCCCGACACCCTCGACTGGCTGCAACGGGTCAGTGGCGAGGCCCTGGGCGAAGCGGGCCTGCAGGTCGGCAGCGTCGAGCGGCATCCGTTGGCGCAGCAACTGGTCATGCTGCGCCACTCCCGGCGCTTCGGCGAAGGCAGCGGGATCGGCCAACTGGCCCGCTGCGTCAATCGTCAGCAGGCCGAGGCCGCGCGCGCGCTGCTCGCCCAGGGCGCACACGACCTGTTCTGCCTGACCATGCGCGGTGAGCAGGACCGCGCCTTTGATCGCCTGCTGCTCGACGGCCTCGAGCAAGGCCCGGACGGACCGCAAGGCTACCGCCTGTACCTGAACCAGCTGGGCCGCCGTCGCCCACCACCGGACACGCCCTGGGACGACCCACGCTGGACCGCCTGGGCGGGCGAGGTGCTGCGCCAGTTCGAGCGCTTCCAGCTGCTGTGCGCGGTACGGCGCGGGCCCTGGGGCGTCGAAGGCCTCAATCAGCGGGTCGCTGCCGTGCTGCACCGTGCTGGCCTGATCGACAACCAGCAGCAGTGGTACGAGGGCCGGCCCGTGCTGGTGACCCGTAACGACTACGGCCTGGGCCTGATGAACGGCGACATCGGCATCGCCCTGCGCCTGCCTGACGAGCAGGGCGAGCCCACCCTGCGCGTGGCTTTTGCCCGCAACGACGGGCAGGGCGGCATTCGCTTCGTGCTGCCCAGCCGCCTCAACGACGTCGAGACCGTATTCGCCATGACCGTGCACAAGTCCCAGGGCTCGGAATTCGCCCACACCGCCCTGGTGCTGCCCGACGTGCTCAACCCGGTGCTGACCAAGGAGCTGGTCTATACCGGCATCACCCGGGCCAAACAGTGCTTCAGCCTGATCGAACCCCGCCAGGGTATCTTCGAAGAGGCCGTGACCCGCAAGGTCCGGCGCATTTCCGGGTTGATGCTGGAGCAGTGCTGA
- a CDS encoding sulfate transporter: protein MIETIKTAWLSNVRADLLAGLVVALALIPEAIAFSIIAGLDPKVGLYASFCICTVIAFVGGRPAMISAATGAMALLMVDLVKDHGLQYLLAASLLCGVLQIIAGYLRLGELMRFVSRSVVTGFVNALAILIFMAQLPELTGVNWPVYAMTAAGLAIIYLFPRLPMLGKLLPSPLVCIIVLTAISIYMGLEIRTVGDMGALPDSLPIFMWPSVPLNLETLLIILPYSAALAVVGLLESMMTATIVDDLTDTGSDKNRECKGQGVANIAASLIGGMAGCAMIGQSMINVKSGGRTRLSTLFAGVSLLIMVVFLGDWLARIPMAALVAVMIMVSISTFSWGSIRMLKTYPLSTNIVMLVTVVVVVATHNLAFGVVAGTLLAAMFFANKIGHYLDVTSRRDAEHAHRTYEVTGQVFFGSADRFLNAFDLKEPLDTLTIDLRGAHFWDITAVAALDKVVLKLRREGIHVDVIGMNQATSTLVDRFGVHDKPDGIDTLMGH from the coding sequence ATGATCGAAACCATTAAAACCGCTTGGCTATCCAATGTCCGAGCAGACCTCCTCGCGGGTCTGGTCGTTGCGTTGGCTCTCATTCCCGAAGCTATTGCCTTTTCCATCATTGCCGGGCTCGACCCCAAGGTCGGCCTCTACGCATCGTTCTGCATCTGCACGGTCATCGCCTTCGTAGGAGGGCGCCCTGCAATGATCTCAGCTGCCACCGGCGCCATGGCATTGCTCATGGTGGACCTGGTCAAGGATCATGGCCTCCAGTATCTGCTCGCCGCTTCGTTGCTATGCGGTGTGCTGCAGATAATCGCGGGGTATCTGCGCCTGGGCGAGTTGATGCGCTTCGTGTCACGTTCGGTGGTAACGGGGTTCGTCAACGCCCTGGCAATCCTGATCTTCATGGCCCAGTTACCCGAACTGACGGGGGTAAACTGGCCCGTGTACGCCATGACGGCGGCCGGTCTGGCAATCATCTATCTCTTTCCTCGACTGCCGATGCTGGGCAAGCTTCTGCCTTCGCCCTTGGTGTGCATCATCGTACTCACCGCGATCTCGATCTACATGGGCTTGGAAATCCGTACCGTGGGCGACATGGGCGCGCTCCCGGACAGCCTTCCGATCTTCATGTGGCCAAGCGTGCCGCTGAACCTCGAAACACTGCTGATCATCCTTCCTTACTCAGCCGCGTTGGCAGTGGTAGGGCTGCTGGAATCCATGATGACCGCGACCATCGTGGATGACCTGACGGACACGGGCAGTGACAAGAACCGAGAGTGCAAAGGTCAAGGCGTCGCCAATATCGCGGCCAGCCTTATAGGAGGAATGGCGGGGTGTGCGATGATTGGCCAGTCGATGATCAATGTTAAATCCGGCGGGCGTACTCGGCTTTCTACCCTGTTTGCCGGGGTCTCTCTGCTGATCATGGTGGTGTTTCTGGGCGATTGGCTGGCTCGCATTCCAATGGCAGCCTTGGTGGCCGTGATGATCATGGTGTCCATCAGTACCTTTAGCTGGGGATCCATTCGCATGCTCAAGACGTATCCGCTCTCGACCAACATCGTGATGCTGGTCACCGTGGTGGTGGTCGTGGCGACGCATAATCTGGCGTTCGGCGTGGTCGCGGGGACTTTGCTGGCCGCGATGTTCTTTGCCAACAAGATCGGGCATTACCTGGATGTGACCTCCAGGCGTGATGCTGAGCATGCCCACCGTACGTACGAGGTGACGGGCCAAGTGTTCTTTGGCTCGGCAGACAGGTTCTTGAACGCTTTCGATCTCAAGGAGCCACTGGACACCCTGACGATTGACCTGCGTGGGGCCCATTTCTGGGACATCACTGCTGTGGCCGCGCTGGACAAGGTCGTGCTCAAGCTGCGTCGCGAGGGCATCCATGTGGATGTGATCGGGATGAATCAGGCGACCTCGACGTTGGTCGATCGCTTCGGTGTACATGACAAGCCTGACGGTATCGACACGCTGATGGGACATTGA
- a CDS encoding LysR family transcriptional regulator, protein MQKDLTALSTLNWDDLKFFLEVARTRKASRAAQRLGVDYTTVSRRIASLERSLGTLLFEKSRANGFTLTAEGQRLLGFAETLESTLHAACEQVSGSGMALSGHIRMGCTEGFGSFFITPQLSHFVERYPAISVDILPLPHFISLSKREADLVIALERPEHGPYVCCRLCDYRLRLYATQAYLDAHAPIESVADLARHRFISYVDDLAFSAELLYLNHLIPDANVHLRSTSVVAQYTATLQGHGLAILPCFLAAQDPRLVALLPEEVVIDRQFWMYCREDLRKLKRITLLWEYIRQVTELNAPLLRGETREMRVT, encoded by the coding sequence ATGCAAAAAGACCTTACTGCCCTCAGCACCCTGAACTGGGACGACCTGAAGTTCTTCCTCGAAGTGGCGCGCACGCGCAAGGCCAGCCGCGCAGCCCAGCGTCTGGGAGTGGACTACACCACCGTCTCCCGGCGTATCGCCTCGCTGGAGCGCAGCCTGGGCACCTTGCTGTTTGAGAAGTCCCGCGCCAACGGCTTTACCCTGACCGCCGAGGGGCAACGCCTACTGGGCTTCGCCGAAACCCTGGAAAGCACGCTGCATGCGGCCTGCGAGCAAGTCTCAGGCTCCGGCATGGCGTTGTCCGGGCACATCCGCATGGGCTGCACCGAAGGCTTCGGCAGTTTCTTCATCACCCCGCAACTGAGCCACTTCGTCGAGCGGTACCCGGCCATCTCGGTGGACATCCTGCCGCTGCCGCACTTCATCAGCCTGTCCAAGCGCGAGGCCGACCTGGTCATCGCCCTCGAACGCCCGGAGCACGGCCCCTATGTCTGCTGTCGGCTGTGCGACTACCGACTGCGGCTGTACGCGACCCAGGCCTACCTGGACGCCCACGCACCGATCGAATCCGTCGCCGACCTGGCCCGCCACCGCTTCATCAGCTACGTCGACGACCTGGCCTTCAGCGCCGAGCTGCTGTACCTGAACCACCTGATTCCCGATGCCAACGTGCACCTGCGCAGCACCAGCGTGGTGGCCCAGTACACCGCGACGCTGCAGGGGCATGGCCTGGCGATCCTGCCGTGCTTCCTGGCGGCGCAAGATCCACGGCTGGTGGCGCTGTTGCCGGAGGAGGTGGTGATCGATCGGCAGTTCTGGATGTACTGTCGGGAGGACTTGAGGAAGCTCAAGCGGATCACGTTGTTGTGGGAGTACATCCGGCAGGTGACGGAGTTGAATGCGCCGCTGTTGCGGGGGGAAACGCGTGAGATGCGCGTTACGTAG
- a CDS encoding methylmalonate-semialdehyde dehydrogenase: MNAPLTAERTQVQQARLLIEGRWVESQSSEWHDVINPATQQVLARVPFATPDEVDAAIDAAQRAYASWRDTPLGARMRIMLKLQALIREHSTRIAATLSAEQGKTLADAEGDIFRGLEVVEHAASIGSLQMGEFAENVAGGVDTYTLRQPIGVCVGITPFNFPAMIPLWMFPMAIVCGNTFVLKPSEQDPLSTLMLVELALEAGVPPGVLNVVQGGKQVVDRLCTHPSVKAVSFVGSTAVGTHVYELASRHGKRVQSMMGAKNHAVVLPDANRQQTVNALVGAAFGAAGQRCMATSVAVLVGAARDWLPDLVAAARQLTVNAGSEPGTDVGPLISRKAKARVLSLIESGLDEGAVLELDGRHVEVPGYEDGNFVGPTLFSGVTTDMRIYTEEIFGPVLVVLEVDTLEEAIALVNRNPFGNGTGLFTQSGAAARTFQNRIDVGQVGINIPIPVPVPFFSFTGSRGSKLGDLGPYGKQVVQFYTQTKTVTARWFDDDSVGGVNTTISLR; encoded by the coding sequence ATGAATGCACCCCTGACCGCCGAGCGGACCCAGGTCCAACAGGCCCGCCTGCTGATCGAGGGCCGCTGGGTCGAGTCCCAGTCGAGCGAATGGCACGATGTGATCAACCCCGCCACCCAGCAAGTCCTGGCGCGGGTGCCCTTCGCCACGCCCGACGAGGTCGATGCAGCCATCGACGCCGCCCAGCGCGCCTACGCCAGCTGGCGCGACACACCGCTCGGCGCCCGCATGCGCATCATGCTCAAGCTGCAGGCGCTGATCCGCGAACACAGCACGCGCATCGCCGCGACCCTCAGCGCCGAGCAGGGCAAGACCCTGGCCGATGCCGAGGGCGACATCTTCCGCGGGCTGGAGGTGGTGGAGCATGCCGCCTCGATCGGCTCGCTGCAGATGGGCGAATTCGCCGAGAACGTTGCCGGTGGCGTGGACACCTACACCTTGCGCCAGCCCATCGGCGTCTGTGTCGGCATCACGCCGTTCAACTTCCCGGCGATGATTCCGCTGTGGATGTTCCCGATGGCGATCGTCTGCGGCAACACCTTCGTGCTCAAGCCCTCCGAGCAGGATCCGCTGTCGACGCTCATGCTGGTCGAGCTGGCGCTGGAAGCCGGGGTGCCGCCGGGCGTGCTCAACGTGGTGCAGGGCGGCAAACAGGTGGTGGACCGGCTGTGCACCCACCCCAGCGTCAAGGCGGTGTCGTTCGTCGGCTCCACCGCCGTCGGGACCCATGTGTACGAGCTGGCCAGCCGTCATGGCAAGCGGGTGCAGTCGATGATGGGCGCGAAGAACCACGCCGTGGTGCTGCCCGATGCCAACCGCCAGCAGACCGTCAATGCGCTGGTCGGCGCGGCCTTCGGTGCCGCCGGGCAACGCTGCATGGCCACCTCGGTGGCGGTGCTGGTCGGCGCGGCCCGGGACTGGCTGCCGGACCTGGTAGCGGCGGCCCGCCAGCTCACGGTCAATGCCGGCAGTGAGCCGGGCACCGATGTCGGCCCGCTGATCTCGCGCAAGGCCAAGGCCCGTGTGCTGAGCCTCATCGAAAGTGGCCTGGACGAAGGCGCCGTGCTCGAACTCGACGGGCGCCACGTCGAGGTGCCGGGCTACGAAGACGGCAACTTCGTCGGCCCGACGCTGTTCTCCGGCGTGACCACCGACATGCGCATCTACACGGAGGAGATCTTCGGCCCGGTGCTGGTGGTGCTGGAAGTCGACACCCTCGAGGAGGCCATCGCTCTGGTCAACCGCAACCCGTTCGGCAACGGCACCGGGCTGTTCACCCAGAGCGGCGCGGCGGCGCGGACGTTCCAGAACCGTATCGACGTCGGCCAGGTGGGGATCAACATCCCGATCCCCGTGCCGGTGCCGTTCTTCAGCTTCACCGGCTCGCGGGGTTCGAAGCTGGGCGACCTGGGCCCGTACGGCAAGCAGGTCGTGCAGTTCTACACCCAGACCAAGACGGTTACCGCCCGCTGGTTCGACGACGACAGCGTCGGCGGCGTCAACACCACCATCAGCCTGCGTTGA
- a CDS encoding 3-hydroxyisobutyrate dehydrogenase — protein sequence MRIAFIGLGNMGAPMARNLLAAGHELTLFDLNQQVLSELAERGGQVRTSPKAAAADVELVITMLPAAAHVRSVYLGDDGVLAGIRPGTPALDCSTIDPQTAREVSQAAAAQGVDLGDAPVSGGTGGAAAGTLTFMVGASPALFDTLKPVLAVMGRNVVHCGEVGTGQIAKICNNLLLGISMIGVSEAMALGSALGIDLQVLAGIINSSTGRCWSSEAYNPWPGIVETAPASRGYTGGFGADLMLKDLGLATEAARQVRQPVMMGALAQQLYQAMSQRGEGGKDFSAIIESYRASS from the coding sequence ATGCGTATCGCATTCATCGGCCTGGGCAACATGGGCGCGCCCATGGCCCGCAACCTACTGGCCGCAGGGCATGAGCTGACGCTGTTCGACCTCAACCAGCAGGTGCTGAGCGAACTGGCCGAACGCGGCGGGCAGGTGCGCACCTCCCCCAAGGCCGCGGCCGCGGACGTCGAGCTGGTCATCACCATGTTGCCGGCCGCGGCGCACGTGCGCAGCGTCTACCTGGGCGACGACGGCGTGCTGGCCGGTATCCGTCCGGGCACACCGGCGCTCGATTGCAGCACCATCGACCCACAGACCGCCCGTGAAGTGTCCCAGGCCGCGGCTGCCCAAGGCGTCGACCTGGGCGATGCGCCGGTGTCCGGCGGCACCGGCGGGGCCGCGGCGGGCACCTTGACCTTCATGGTCGGTGCCAGCCCGGCCTTGTTCGACACCCTCAAGCCGGTGCTGGCGGTGATGGGGCGCAACGTGGTGCATTGCGGCGAGGTCGGCACCGGCCAGATCGCCAAGATCTGCAACAACCTGCTGCTGGGCATTTCCATGATCGGCGTCTCGGAAGCCATGGCGCTGGGCAGTGCGCTGGGGATCGACCTGCAGGTGCTGGCCGGCATCATCAACAGCTCCACCGGGCGTTGCTGGAGCTCCGAGGCGTACAACCCGTGGCCCGGCATCGTCGAGACCGCGCCGGCATCGCGTGGCTATACCGGAGGGTTCGGGGCCGACCTGATGCTCAAGGACCTGGGCCTGGCGACCGAGGCGGCCCGGCAGGTTCGGCAACCGGTGATGATGGGGGCGCTGGCGCAGCAGCTGTATCAGGCTATGAGCCAGCGCGGGGAGGGCGGCAAGGACTTTTCCGCGATCATCGAGAGCTATCGCGCCTCGTCCTGA
- a CDS encoding cupin codes for MSDFITVLRETCPTPVVDATKWKRIGGDPHTVNLNAYQSQDGSKIMGTWICTPGTFEVNYDKWEFCHFLDGYCIITPEGEAPKHLKAGDVFVIEPGMKGTWEVVETVRKYFVFA; via the coding sequence ATGTCCGACTTCATCACCGTTCTGCGTGAAACCTGCCCGACGCCCGTGGTCGACGCCACCAAGTGGAAGCGCATCGGCGGCGACCCGCACACCGTCAACCTCAACGCCTACCAGTCCCAGGACGGCAGCAAGATCATGGGCACCTGGATCTGCACGCCAGGCACGTTCGAAGTCAACTACGACAAGTGGGAGTTCTGCCACTTCCTCGACGGCTACTGCATCATCACCCCCGAAGGCGAGGCCCCCAAGCACCTCAAGGCCGGTGACGTGTTCGTCATCGAACCGGGCATGAAAGGCACCTGGGAAGTGGTCGAGACCGTGCGCAAGTACTTCGTCTTCGCCTGA